A window of Aerococcus urinae contains these coding sequences:
- the yqeK gene encoding bis(5'-nucleosyl)-tetraphosphatase (symmetrical) YqeK, with the protein MTKEISYSHKYIVASREDLIKALKNNLSKDRFEHCLRVESTAIELAQKYQLNRERAGIAGLLHDYAKEDSLESLKSYAHFPGFDEEWVNYGNAIWHGPLAAMKAVDDFGLHDLEIYYAIYKHTTGSINWTDTAKLVFLADYMEPGRDFPGVDKARDLTERSIDLAVDYKIKENLKHLIEKGQSIYPESLAVYNAWINKKGKSE; encoded by the coding sequence GTGACTAAAGAAATAAGTTATTCCCACAAATACATTGTGGCTAGTCGTGAAGACTTAATTAAGGCGTTAAAGAATAATTTATCAAAGGATCGCTTCGAACACTGTTTACGGGTGGAGTCCACCGCTATCGAACTGGCCCAAAAATATCAGTTGAATCGGGAGCGGGCAGGGATAGCTGGCCTCCTTCATGACTATGCTAAAGAAGACAGTCTGGAAAGCTTGAAGTCCTATGCCCATTTTCCTGGTTTTGATGAAGAGTGGGTGAACTATGGTAATGCGATCTGGCATGGTCCCCTAGCAGCGATGAAGGCTGTGGATGATTTTGGTCTCCATGATTTAGAGATTTATTATGCGATTTATAAACACACCACCGGAAGTATCAACTGGACGGATACGGCTAAATTAGTCTTTTTGGCAGACTATATGGAGCCAGGTCGGGATTTTCCTGGGGTAGACAAAGCCCGGGACTTAACTGAGCGATCCATTGATTTGGCAGTGGATTATAAAATTAAAGAAAATCTAAAACATCTCATTGAAAAGGGACAAAGTATTTATCCAGAGAGTTTAGCGGTATATAATGCTTGGATTAATAAGAAAGGAAAGAGTGAATGA
- a CDS encoding YqeG family HAD IIIA-type phosphatase, translating into MLTDYFLPTWLVDTIYSISPQALKSLSVKGIITDLDNTLIAWDFPDATQELIEWVKEMQENGIEVMILSNNNEQRVKHVADQLQVPYYSAAFKPFRKGIRHLLKISGLKEEEVIIIGDQLLTDIFVANRQGLRSVLVRPVTNSDSVVTRINRRIESFVFNGLKRRYSELKWRDRID; encoded by the coding sequence ATGCTCACAGACTACTTCCTACCGACCTGGTTGGTAGATACAATTTATTCCATTTCTCCCCAAGCTTTAAAGAGCTTGAGTGTGAAAGGGATAATAACTGATTTAGATAATACCTTAATTGCCTGGGATTTTCCGGATGCTACCCAGGAATTGATTGAATGGGTCAAAGAGATGCAAGAAAATGGCATTGAGGTCATGATTTTATCCAATAACAATGAACAGCGGGTAAAACATGTCGCAGATCAATTACAAGTTCCATACTATTCAGCAGCTTTTAAACCCTTTCGCAAGGGAATAAGACATTTATTGAAAATTTCCGGCTTAAAAGAAGAAGAAGTTATTATCATTGGCGACCAGCTATTGACTGATATTTTTGTGGCCAACCGGCAAGGCTTGCGCAGTGTCTTGGTCCGACCGGTGACCAACAGTGATAGTGTAGTCACGCGGATAAACCGTCGTATCGAAAGCTTTGTCTTTAATGGACTAAAAAGACGCTATTCAGAATTAAAGTGGAGGGATCGGATTGACTGA
- the ftsL gene encoding cell division protein FtsL, with product MSSPALEREKAKLQYALPKEEIDHTYSHSAKSLNGHYHVETSTFFTGKDFLLSAGMILFLMVAIFWLINARSSVDAKRQELQNVQRETQALKTEKGNLQQEVNELSSYERVMQYAKDNGLKLEEENIRNVTNETSK from the coding sequence GTGTCATCACCAGCACTTGAAAGAGAGAAAGCTAAACTTCAATATGCCCTGCCTAAGGAGGAAATTGATCACACTTATAGTCATTCAGCAAAATCTTTAAATGGTCACTATCATGTGGAGACCTCTACTTTTTTTACGGGAAAAGATTTTTTGCTTTCAGCAGGAATGATTCTCTTTTTAATGGTGGCGATTTTTTGGCTGATTAATGCACGTTCTTCAGTGGACGCTAAAAGACAAGAATTACAAAATGTGCAAAGAGAAACCCAGGCCTTAAAAACGGAAAAAGGCAATCTCCAACAAGAAGTTAATGAACTATCTAGTTATGAAAGAGTTATGCAGTATGCTAAGGACAACGGCTTGAAGCTAGAAGAAGAAAATATAAGGAATGTCACGAATGAAACATCAAAATAG
- the yhbY gene encoding ribosome assembly RNA-binding protein YhbY — protein sequence MLINKQKKAIKKAAHHEKAILQIGKNGLKDELMEQIDQALEKRELVKISVLQNAGIETDQALEAIDQTLAPQFVYSIGHTIVLYRTSSEEKNQKLSKEIRALKNKGV from the coding sequence ATGCTAATTAATAAACAAAAAAAGGCAATCAAAAAAGCAGCTCATCATGAGAAGGCCATTTTACAAATTGGAAAAAACGGTTTAAAAGATGAGTTAATGGAACAAATTGACCAAGCCCTAGAGAAGAGAGAGCTAGTTAAAATCTCAGTTTTACAAAATGCCGGGATTGAGACCGACCAAGCTCTTGAAGCCATTGACCAGACCCTAGCGCCTCAATTCGTTTATAGTATCGGACACACGATCGTCCTCTACCGGACTTCCTCAGAGGAAAAGAATCAAAAGCTATCGAAAGAAATTCGCGCCTTAAAAAATAAGGGAGTGTAG
- the yqeH gene encoding ribosome biogenesis GTPase YqeH, which yields MTEEVLYCIGCGASLQTDQPKERGYTPKSAYDKGVESGELYCQRCFKLRHYNQLEKVQMTPAEFRQILHEISEDDALIVNVIDIFDVQSTIIPALERLVGNNDIVFVANKVDLLPSDVKSSKIEAWLKKYLKDQGFKARNVFLTSAVKNKAIDDLFSFIDQHRKGRNVYIVGVSNVGKSTLINSMLRAQGFSDSVITTSQFPGTTLDLIKIPFDEASDLIDTPGILKDSQMTSLLDYKSIEQILPQKRIKPRTFQLNPGQSLFLGGMARFDYLEGDKQGVTVYLSNQVDIHRRKTEGSDEFLAKHQGGLLTPPSASEVERFPDLVGQVYTIKAPCDLVIAGLGWLSIKKPGKVAIYAPKTVDIFQRKPLI from the coding sequence TTGACTGAGGAAGTCCTTTATTGTATTGGTTGTGGAGCGAGCTTGCAAACAGACCAGCCCAAGGAGCGAGGCTATACTCCAAAAAGTGCCTATGATAAGGGGGTAGAAAGTGGCGAGCTCTATTGCCAACGCTGTTTTAAATTGCGCCACTATAACCAATTAGAAAAAGTCCAAATGACCCCAGCAGAATTTAGGCAGATTTTACATGAGATCAGTGAGGACGATGCTTTAATCGTCAATGTCATTGATATTTTTGACGTACAGTCCACCATTATTCCGGCCTTAGAACGTTTAGTGGGAAATAATGATATTGTATTTGTAGCGAATAAAGTTGACCTGCTCCCTAGTGATGTCAAAAGCAGTAAAATTGAAGCCTGGCTGAAGAAATATTTAAAGGACCAAGGTTTTAAAGCTAGAAATGTCTTCCTAACCTCTGCCGTGAAAAATAAAGCCATCGATGATCTCTTTAGCTTTATTGACCAACACCGCAAGGGCCGCAATGTTTACATTGTCGGAGTAAGTAATGTGGGAAAATCGACCTTAATTAACAGTATGCTCAGGGCCCAAGGCTTTAGCGATAGTGTCATTACCACCAGTCAATTTCCTGGAACTACTCTAGATTTGATAAAAATTCCTTTTGATGAAGCGAGTGACTTAATTGACACGCCTGGTATTCTTAAGGACAGTCAAATGACCAGTTTACTGGATTATAAGAGTATTGAGCAAATCCTCCCCCAAAAACGGATAAAGCCGAGAACCTTTCAATTAAATCCGGGTCAGAGTTTATTCCTAGGCGGAATGGCTCGCTTTGACTACTTAGAAGGAGACAAACAGGGGGTAACAGTTTACTTGAGTAATCAAGTGGACATTCACCGTCGGAAAACTGAAGGATCTGATGAATTCTTAGCCAAACACCAAGGGGGCCTACTCACCCCACCAAGTGCCAGTGAAGTCGAGCGATTTCCCGATCTTGTTGGTCAGGTCTATACCATTAAGGCCCCATGTGATTTGGTTATTGCTGGCCTAGGCTGGCTAAGTATCAAAAAACCAGGAAAAGTAGCTATTTATGCACCTAAAACAGTCGATATTTTTCAAAGAAAACCACTTATTTAG
- a CDS encoding DUF3397 domain-containing protein, which produces MSFSWTEIIIYLLPFLTLFLALYFRQYLNDGRHIHLLPIDVMHPILWLCFHYLTETIFYFSLLPLYFIILGILGLWGLYQEEKGERAFRWTRFFRKLSKRLFVLTSISYLLMLIVRFIQVIIK; this is translated from the coding sequence ATGTCGTTTTCATGGACAGAAATTATTATTTATCTCTTGCCTTTTTTAACCTTATTTTTAGCCCTTTATTTTCGTCAGTATTTAAATGATGGACGCCATATCCACTTGTTACCTATTGATGTCATGCATCCTATATTATGGCTATGCTTCCATTATTTAACTGAAACCATTTTTTATTTTTCCTTACTTCCCCTGTATTTTATTATTTTGGGGATTTTGGGGCTCTGGGGCTTGTACCAAGAGGAAAAAGGAGAGAGGGCTTTTCGCTGGACTCGTTTCTTTAGGAAACTCTCCAAGCGTCTCTTTGTCCTGACCTCTATTTCCTACTTACTTATGCTTATCGTTCGTTTTATCCAAGTTATCATTAAATAG
- the mraZ gene encoding division/cell wall cluster transcriptional repressor MraZ: protein MLMGEYKHNIDSKGRLIMPAKLRDDLGERFVITRGLDGCIFGYPKATWDLVQEKLKQLPLAKKDARAFTRFFYSAAQEVELDKQGRINIPQTLIDFAHLEKSCRVIGVSERIEIWDEGRWLAEAESLSDNFEDIAENLFDFGL, encoded by the coding sequence ATGTTAATGGGAGAATATAAACATAATATCGACAGCAAGGGTCGCCTGATTATGCCCGCTAAATTACGCGATGATTTAGGGGAGCGTTTTGTGATTACCCGGGGCTTGGATGGCTGTATTTTTGGTTATCCGAAAGCTACCTGGGACCTGGTCCAGGAAAAGTTAAAACAACTTCCCTTAGCTAAGAAGGATGCCCGGGCCTTTACCCGCTTTTTTTACTCGGCTGCCCAAGAGGTAGAACTGGATAAGCAAGGGCGGATTAATATTCCCCAAACCTTGATCGATTTTGCCCATTTAGAAAAGTCCTGTCGCGTGATTGGCGTCAGTGAACGGATAGAAATCTGGGATGAAGGTCGCTGGCTAGCAGAAGCTGAGTCGCTTTCAGATAATTTTGAAGATATTGCAGAAAACCTGTTTGATTTTGGTCTTTAG
- the rsmH gene encoding 16S rRNA (cytosine(1402)-N(4))-methyltransferase RsmH has protein sequence MSETFHHITVLLKETVDALNVKEDGSYVDCTLGGGGHTSYLLSKLSTKGRLYAFDQDIQAINHAKDRFADAIDAGQLTLIHANFAQIEEELAQRGVKQVDGILYDLGVSSPQLDDRERGFSYKQDAPLDMRMDQSQSLTAKEVVNEWSYADLVRILKRYGEEKFAKAIARNIENHRQKATITRTAELVEIIKEAIPAPARRKGGHPAKRSFQAIRIAVNDELGAIESSLSQALQLIKVEGRIAAISFQSLEDRIVKVMFKEASTVDNLPSQLPLLESQLPQAKFRLVNKKPIYPSQEELDKNSRAQSAKLRAIERVSE, from the coding sequence ATGTCTGAAACATTTCATCATATTACGGTTCTTTTAAAAGAAACGGTTGATGCCTTAAATGTTAAAGAAGATGGTTCTTATGTCGATTGCACCTTGGGAGGTGGCGGTCATACCAGCTACCTCTTAAGTAAACTATCAACCAAGGGCCGTCTTTATGCTTTTGACCAAGATATTCAGGCCATCAACCATGCTAAGGACCGCTTCGCTGATGCGATTGATGCGGGGCAACTGACTTTGATCCATGCCAATTTTGCTCAAATAGAAGAAGAGCTTGCCCAAAGAGGGGTTAAGCAAGTTGACGGCATTCTTTATGACTTAGGTGTGTCTTCCCCGCAATTAGATGATAGAGAGCGGGGCTTTTCCTATAAGCAAGATGCTCCTTTAGATATGCGAATGGATCAAAGTCAATCACTGACTGCTAAAGAAGTGGTTAATGAATGGTCTTATGCCGATTTAGTTCGCATCCTCAAACGCTATGGTGAGGAAAAATTTGCCAAGGCCATAGCTCGTAATATCGAAAACCACCGCCAAAAGGCTACTATTACGCGGACAGCTGAATTAGTGGAAATTATCAAAGAAGCCATTCCCGCTCCAGCCCGCCGCAAGGGTGGTCACCCAGCTAAACGCAGTTTTCAAGCCATCCGGATTGCAGTCAATGATGAATTGGGAGCCATTGAAAGCTCCTTAAGTCAGGCTTTGCAATTAATAAAGGTTGAAGGGCGGATTGCTGCCATTAGCTTTCAGTCTTTAGAAGACCGAATTGTCAAAGTCATGTTTAAAGAGGCCAGCACTGTGGATAATCTCCCTAGCCAGTTGCCCTTATTGGAAAGCCAATTACCCCAAGCTAAGTTTCGTCTAGTAAATAAAAAGCCGATTTATCCCAGCCAGGAAGAATTAGATAAGAATTCACGGGCACAAAGCGCCAAGTTACGTGCCATTGAACGGGTATCGGAGTAA
- a CDS encoding class I SAM-dependent DNA methyltransferase: MKTNQYALFSEVYHQIFDQSLYQAWQNYLEDQVERRLTHQEGIKILDMACGDGRLTLELAKTGYDVTGMDLSEEMLIIAQAEMQEAGVYVPYFQADMRSFKTETSYDLISIFCDSICYLDSLADLEATFKACYEALEKGGLLLFDIHSSYQMNCIYPDFQWVDSWDDAVFTWQSDQMRGPNTIDHLLNIFVKDETGPLYQRFEEVHQEQIWPLESYQELLLAQGFRGIQVTADFSQEKPSQKSRRLFFSCKK, encoded by the coding sequence ATGAAGACTAACCAATATGCCTTGTTTAGTGAAGTCTACCACCAAATTTTTGACCAATCCCTCTACCAGGCCTGGCAGAATTATTTAGAAGATCAGGTTGAGAGGCGCTTGACTCATCAAGAGGGAATAAAAATTTTGGATATGGCTTGTGGAGATGGGCGCTTAACCCTGGAACTGGCCAAGACCGGCTATGATGTGACAGGCATGGACCTGTCTGAAGAAATGTTAATCATTGCTCAAGCAGAGATGCAGGAGGCAGGGGTTTACGTTCCTTATTTTCAAGCAGATATGCGCAGCTTTAAAACTGAGACAAGCTATGACCTGATTTCCATCTTTTGTGACAGTATCTGTTACTTAGACAGTCTAGCTGACTTAGAAGCTACCTTTAAGGCTTGCTATGAGGCCTTAGAAAAGGGTGGCCTCTTGCTTTTTGATATCCATAGTTCTTACCAGATGAATTGTATATACCCTGACTTTCAATGGGTGGATAGCTGGGATGATGCTGTTTTTACCTGGCAAAGTGACCAGATGAGGGGGCCTAATACCATCGATCATTTATTGAATATCTTCGTTAAGGATGAGACGGGCCCGCTTTATCAGCGTTTTGAAGAAGTTCACCAGGAGCAAATATGGCCCCTGGAAAGCTATCAAGAGCTCTTACTGGCTCAAGGTTTCAGGGGGATTCAAGTTACAGCGGACTTTAGCCAGGAAAAACCTAGCCAAAAGAGTCGCCGTCTCTTCTTTTCCTGTAAAAAGTAA
- the rsfS gene encoding ribosome silencing factor, translated as MTNQLNRPLMELIVKAADDRLGQDIVALEVNQLTPLADYFVIVSAKNDRQVNAIVDSIAEAVEAADYTVKGIEGKDGHAWVLIDCVDVIVHVFNKEVRSHYNIEKLWNDAPLVNLTALLENDDED; from the coding sequence ATGACTAATCAATTAAATCGTCCGTTAATGGAGCTTATTGTAAAGGCAGCTGATGATCGTTTAGGTCAGGACATTGTTGCTCTAGAAGTTAACCAATTAACCCCACTGGCTGACTATTTCGTTATTGTTAGCGCTAAAAATGACAGACAAGTCAATGCCATTGTGGATAGTATTGCGGAAGCTGTTGAAGCAGCAGACTATACGGTTAAAGGCATTGAAGGGAAAGACGGTCATGCCTGGGTATTAATTGACTGTGTGGATGTCATTGTCCATGTCTTTAATAAAGAAGTGCGTAGTCATTATAATATTGAAAAATTGTGGAATGATGCGCCATTGGTCAATTTAACGGCTTTATTGGAAAATGATGATGAAGACTAA
- the rpmF gene encoding 50S ribosomal protein L32, whose amino-acid sequence MAVPKRKTSKQRKRKRRTHYKLEVPGMVTCPNCGEYRKSHHVCPSCGYYDGQDVMSTNEDAE is encoded by the coding sequence ATGGCAGTACCAAAACGTAAAACATCAAAACAAAGAAAACGCAAACGCCGTACTCATTACAAGTTGGAAGTTCCAGGAATGGTTACTTGTCCAAATTGTGGTGAATACCGTAAGTCACATCATGTCTGCCCAAGTTGTGGATACTACGATGGCCAAGATGTGATGTCTACTAATGAAGATGCAGAATAA
- a CDS encoding nicotinate-nucleotide adenylyltransferase — MADNSQRQGNYSCQVLEESQESSSAKKRIGLLGGTFNPIHQGHLMVAEQVYEKLCLDRVDFMPSNLPPHAEHKETIAADKRLAMLDLAIQANDHFAIEKIELDRPGKSYTYDTMDILTTLHPDNEYYFIIGGDMVENLPKWYRVEELMQLCYFVGVQRPGYDMPSDYNIIYVDSPQIDISSSYIRQSVNKGSSIRYLLPEEVRDYIDKEGLYRD; from the coding sequence ATGGCTGATAACAGTCAAAGACAAGGGAATTACAGCTGCCAAGTCCTTGAAGAATCCCAGGAAAGCAGTTCGGCTAAAAAAAGAATTGGTCTTTTAGGGGGAACATTCAATCCCATTCACCAGGGGCATTTGATGGTGGCTGAACAGGTCTATGAAAAGTTATGCCTAGACCGCGTGGACTTTATGCCTAGCAATCTTCCGCCCCATGCCGAGCATAAGGAGACCATTGCTGCCGACAAACGTTTGGCCATGCTAGACCTTGCCATCCAAGCAAATGACCACTTTGCAATAGAAAAAATTGAGCTGGATCGTCCCGGTAAATCCTATACTTACGATACCATGGATATCTTGACCACCCTCCATCCTGACAATGAGTATTATTTTATTATCGGCGGTGACATGGTGGAAAACCTCCCCAAGTGGTACCGGGTTGAAGAATTAATGCAGCTTTGTTATTTTGTCGGGGTCCAAAGACCTGGCTATGATATGCCGAGTGATTATAATATTATCTATGTCGATAGTCCTCAAATTGATATTTCTTCAAGCTATATACGTCAAAGCGTCAATAAGGGATCCAGCATCCGCTACTTATTGCCTGAAGAGGTCAGAGACTATATTGATAAGGAAGGGTTATATCGTGACTAA
- a CDS encoding tRNA(Met) cytidine acetate ligase yields MSVCGMIVEWNPFHNGHAYLIQELRGRQPNTVIIAIMSGNYVQRGQAALLSKWQRTEVALKNGCDLVVELPFWYAVQPADLFAKGAVGCLHALGCQQLAFGSELEDFAPYQELAQWVSDHEEIVALKQQNEAFHANNYGKSSISLLADLVAEVPELRHLKIDFTDNSNVLLAYSYAKANAKYQTPMSLTAIKRQGSQHRDDDMRPGANYASSTSIRKALLEDQIDCRQLDRLMPKAMVEKLELVNYDSSWSALYPLLRYKILSESRQKLADYYQVYEGIEKNLIEAARKETCYADFLNQVTNKKWSKYRIQRALLMIFLGVSDQEMQDHLKKRQPLYLLGTNARGRNYLKGLEITDPSSYAMINRVGKEESKAWPLWIRVDEIYQRIVMKSKGSQLFAHPPIML; encoded by the coding sequence ATGTCTGTCTGTGGAATGATTGTAGAATGGAATCCTTTTCATAATGGTCATGCCTATCTGATTCAAGAACTTAGGGGCCGTCAACCGAATACAGTTATCATTGCCATAATGAGTGGCAATTATGTACAAAGGGGCCAAGCAGCCTTGCTTTCTAAGTGGCAACGAACGGAAGTTGCTTTGAAAAATGGCTGCGACTTGGTGGTTGAACTTCCCTTTTGGTATGCTGTCCAACCAGCTGACCTCTTTGCAAAAGGGGCGGTGGGCTGCTTACATGCCTTGGGCTGCCAGCAATTAGCTTTTGGTAGTGAGTTAGAGGATTTTGCGCCTTACCAAGAATTAGCTCAATGGGTGAGTGACCATGAAGAAATTGTGGCTTTGAAACAGCAAAATGAAGCCTTTCATGCCAATAATTATGGCAAGAGCTCGATTAGTCTCCTAGCTGATTTAGTGGCGGAAGTGCCTGAATTAAGGCATTTAAAGATCGATTTCACTGATAACAGTAATGTCTTATTAGCCTATTCTTACGCCAAGGCCAACGCTAAGTATCAAACGCCCATGTCCCTAACTGCAATCAAGCGACAAGGAAGTCAGCACCGAGACGATGATATGAGACCAGGGGCTAATTATGCTTCCAGTACCAGTATTAGAAAGGCATTACTGGAAGATCAGATAGATTGTCGTCAGCTCGACCGGCTGATGCCTAAGGCAATGGTGGAAAAGCTTGAATTAGTCAATTATGACAGTTCCTGGTCAGCTTTGTACCCCTTATTGCGTTATAAAATCTTATCTGAATCCCGTCAAAAGCTGGCAGACTATTATCAAGTTTACGAAGGCATTGAAAAAAACTTAATCGAAGCCGCCCGGAAGGAGACCTGCTATGCCGATTTTCTTAATCAGGTTACCAATAAAAAATGGTCTAAATACCGGATTCAACGGGCGCTTTTGATGATTTTTTTAGGGGTTTCTGACCAGGAAATGCAGGATCATTTAAAGAAGCGCCAACCGCTTTATCTGTTAGGGACTAATGCCAGGGGAAGAAATTATTTAAAAGGCTTAGAAATTACAGATCCATCTTCTTATGCTATGATAAACCGTGTAGGCAAGGAAGAAAGTAAGGCCTGGCCTTTATGGATTCGTGTGGATGAAATCTATCAGCGCATAGTTATGAAAAGTAAAGGAAGTCAGCTTTTCGCTCATCCTCCGATCATGTTATAA
- a CDS encoding YceD family protein, protein MKWSFQELRIKAQDPLKVDQALDLKADLMNKNPEVLDLSPVKVQGYLIYDDHTVLAQLEIALTITLPSSRSLEPVDVAMQFPIRERYIESGWQSELVQDEDNLVIELEDNTVDLGRAIVDNIITHIPLKRLTPDELEATDLPSGDDWNLMTEASFQNDEKKSDQIDPRFAKLKDLLSDDTSES, encoded by the coding sequence ATGAAATGGTCTTTTCAAGAACTCCGTATAAAAGCCCAAGATCCCTTAAAGGTTGATCAAGCCTTGGACCTTAAAGCTGATTTAATGAATAAAAATCCAGAAGTCCTCGACTTATCACCAGTAAAGGTTCAAGGGTATTTGATATACGACGATCATACAGTATTGGCTCAATTAGAAATAGCTTTAACTATAACGCTCCCATCTTCACGGTCTCTTGAACCGGTAGATGTGGCAATGCAGTTTCCAATTCGAGAACGCTATATTGAATCAGGTTGGCAAAGTGAACTCGTCCAAGACGAGGATAACTTAGTGATTGAACTTGAGGATAATACAGTGGATTTGGGGAGGGCCATTGTTGATAATATCATCACACATATCCCTCTTAAACGATTGACGCCTGATGAGTTGGAAGCAACAGATTTACCATCTGGCGACGATTGGAATTTAATGACAGAAGCTTCATTTCAAAATGATGAAAAAAAATCGGATCAAATCGATCCTCGCTTTGCCAAGTTGAAGGATCTATTGAGCGATGATACTTCTGAATCATAA